The following coding sequences lie in one Megalodesulfovibrio gigas DSM 1382 = ATCC 19364 genomic window:
- the ricT gene encoding regulatory iron-sulfur-containing complex subunit RicT — protein MVPDETHTPIPDSALHPASPAQALPAEAEPSPNATDARAADDVSPDVQSDVQPDVQPDVQPDVQPDIQPDIQPDVSPDVQPDVQPDIQPDVQPDVEPDPLSIEQETGSDAPTGAAPVVNRVLGIKFREHGQLYFFNAAGFELRPGEHVVVETEQGLSMGQVVLALDSRDRIPPDYAKDLVGQELKPVLRIADAADLDRHAQNLDRGRDAWHVCRRLVREHDLEMKLVDVEVLHDQSKILFYFTAPNRIDFRELVKDLVKEFHTRIELRQIGVRHETQMIGAIGNCGLVCCCRQFLRKFAPVTIKMAKEQNLFLNPTKISGMCGRLLCCLSFEQENYEHFHKQCPKIGKKYLTSMGSVKVLRANFFRNSLSVYVEGEEEREVTLEDWEAMDPRRPDPNQQQQQQQEQARAVRQERAERGEKTARPDRAERPERAERPRPDKPRKERAREERRQGQQGQQPQPEQPDRPDRPDRPDRPDRPDRPDRPDRPDRPDRPQAETRPALRAEHLPAVVAAAAVPQDAGDALPAAQAEALPVVESEVREHGAAQAGPPEESPSTEHVAGEGQPRKSSRNRRRKRKPRNKRGAGEAPSPASNES, from the coding sequence ATGGTTCCAGACGAGACGCACACCCCCATTCCAGATTCGGCCCTGCATCCCGCATCGCCCGCTCAGGCACTGCCAGCCGAGGCGGAGCCCTCGCCCAACGCGACGGATGCGCGTGCGGCCGACGACGTCTCGCCCGACGTGCAATCGGACGTCCAGCCAGACGTCCAGCCTGACGTCCAGCCTGACGTCCAGCCCGACATTCAGCCAGACATCCAGCCCGACGTCTCGCCTGACGTCCAGCCAGACGTGCAGCCCGACATTCAGCCAGACGTCCAGCCAGACGTGGAGCCGGATCCCCTCTCCATCGAGCAGGAGACAGGTTCGGATGCCCCGACAGGAGCTGCTCCTGTGGTCAACCGGGTGCTGGGCATCAAATTTCGCGAGCATGGGCAGCTGTATTTCTTCAATGCCGCCGGCTTTGAGCTGCGCCCCGGCGAGCATGTGGTGGTGGAGACCGAGCAGGGGCTTTCCATGGGGCAGGTGGTGCTGGCCCTGGACAGCCGCGACCGGATTCCGCCGGACTACGCCAAGGATCTTGTCGGCCAGGAGCTCAAGCCCGTCCTGCGCATCGCGGACGCCGCAGACTTGGACCGTCACGCCCAGAATCTGGACCGTGGCCGGGACGCCTGGCACGTCTGCCGCCGTCTGGTGCGCGAGCATGACCTTGAGATGAAGCTGGTGGACGTGGAAGTGCTGCACGACCAGTCCAAAATCCTCTTCTATTTCACCGCGCCCAACCGCATTGACTTCCGCGAACTGGTCAAGGATCTGGTCAAGGAATTCCACACCCGCATCGAGCTGCGGCAGATCGGCGTGCGTCACGAAACGCAGATGATCGGCGCCATCGGCAACTGCGGCCTGGTGTGCTGCTGCCGGCAGTTCCTGCGCAAGTTCGCGCCCGTGACCATCAAAATGGCCAAGGAACAGAATCTGTTCCTCAACCCCACCAAGATTTCCGGCATGTGCGGCCGGCTGCTGTGCTGCCTGTCCTTCGAGCAGGAGAATTACGAGCACTTCCACAAGCAGTGCCCCAAGATCGGCAAGAAATATCTCACCAGCATGGGGTCGGTGAAGGTGCTGCGGGCCAACTTCTTCCGCAACTCCCTGAGCGTGTATGTGGAGGGCGAGGAGGAACGGGAGGTGACCCTGGAAGACTGGGAAGCCATGGACCCCCGACGTCCAGACCCCAACCAGCAGCAGCAACAGCAGCAGGAGCAGGCCAGGGCTGTCAGGCAGGAGCGGGCGGAGCGCGGAGAGAAGACCGCACGGCCAGACCGCGCCGAGCGGCCCGAGCGGGCAGAGAGGCCCCGGCCGGACAAGCCCCGCAAGGAACGCGCCCGCGAGGAGCGTCGCCAGGGGCAGCAGGGGCAGCAGCCCCAGCCGGAACAGCCAGACCGGCCGGACCGGCCAGACCGCCCAGACCGGCCAGACCGCCCAGACCGCCCAGACCGCCCAGACCGCCCAGACCGGCCGGATCGGCCCCAGGCCGAGACGCGCCCCGCCCTGCGCGCGGAGCATCTGCCTGCGGTGGTGGCTGCCGCAGCCGTGCCCCAGGACGCCGGGGACGCGCTGCCCGCCGCCCAGGCCGAGGCGCTCCCGGTCGTCGAGTCCGAGGTGCGGGAGCACGGTGCCGCCCAGGCCGGCCCGCCCGAGGAAAGCCCGTCAACTGAGCATGTTGCAGGCGAGGGCCAGCCCCGCAAGTCCTCGCGCAACCGGCGGCGCAAGCGCAAGCCCCGGAACAAGCGCGGGGCGGGCGAGGCCCCGTCCCCGGCATCGAACGAGTCGTAA
- the metG gene encoding methionine--tRNA ligase — protein MADCFYITTPIYYVNARPHLGHAYTTLVADAMARYQRALGKDTYFLTGTDEHGDKIVEAAEKAGQSPREYVDEISGLFQGLWPQLGISNDAFIRTTEPRHIAVVQAFLQKIHDAGDLYFGEYGGHYCTGCERFYTEKELVDGKCPQHLTAPTFIQEKNWFFRMSRHQAWLIEHIKKNPDFIRPRRYRNEVLSLLESGALEDLCISRPKSRLTWGIELPFDTNYVCYVWFDALLNYLTALEWPAGERMRYWNAAQHLIAKDILKPHAIFWPTMLHAAGMPVYRHLNVHGYWLVQDTKMSKSLGNVVAPLDMAAKYGLDAFRYFIYREMHFGSDASFSEEALVARINADLANDLGNCCNRVLSMTQKFCGGVVPVCGPFTEEDDALVELGLNAATNFQQLFGQMEFSKALEALWELVRACNKFVDQAKPWALAKAGDQQRLDTVLYVLLEALRKVARHLLPVMPTAAATLLTQLGCDPDRLPPLQDEVRGWNGLTAGTALAAVSTLFPRVEPPTAPEPAEAAPAASKAPPKDKKAAKKKEPAPPPAEIEFEDFQKLDLRVGTVLAVDKHPDADKLLLVQVDLGEAAPRQVVAGIAAFFAPDALIGRQVVVVANLKPRELRGHTSHGMIVAVRTPEGMELLTASGPVPTGSKAS, from the coding sequence ATGGCCGATTGCTTCTACATTACCACACCCATTTATTATGTGAATGCCAGGCCGCACCTGGGCCACGCCTACACCACCCTGGTGGCGGATGCCATGGCCCGCTATCAGCGCGCCCTGGGCAAGGATACGTACTTTCTCACCGGCACCGACGAACACGGCGACAAGATCGTGGAAGCGGCGGAAAAGGCCGGCCAGTCGCCCCGGGAATACGTGGACGAGATCAGCGGTCTCTTCCAGGGCCTCTGGCCGCAGCTCGGCATCAGCAACGATGCCTTCATCCGCACCACGGAGCCGCGGCACATCGCGGTGGTGCAGGCTTTTTTGCAGAAGATTCACGACGCCGGCGACCTGTATTTCGGCGAATACGGCGGCCACTACTGCACCGGCTGCGAGCGGTTCTATACGGAAAAGGAACTGGTGGACGGCAAGTGCCCGCAGCACCTCACCGCGCCCACCTTCATCCAGGAAAAGAACTGGTTCTTCCGCATGAGCCGGCATCAGGCCTGGCTCATCGAGCACATCAAGAAGAATCCGGACTTCATCCGCCCCCGCCGCTACCGCAACGAGGTGCTGAGCCTGCTGGAATCCGGCGCGCTGGAGGATCTGTGCATCTCCCGGCCAAAATCGCGCCTGACCTGGGGCATTGAGCTGCCCTTCGACACCAACTACGTCTGCTACGTCTGGTTCGATGCGCTGCTGAACTACCTCACGGCCCTGGAATGGCCGGCCGGCGAGCGCATGCGCTACTGGAACGCCGCCCAGCATCTCATCGCCAAGGACATCCTCAAGCCCCACGCCATTTTCTGGCCCACCATGCTGCATGCCGCGGGCATGCCCGTGTACAGGCATCTGAATGTGCATGGCTACTGGCTGGTGCAGGACACCAAGATGTCCAAGAGCCTGGGCAACGTCGTCGCCCCCCTGGACATGGCCGCCAAGTATGGGCTGGATGCCTTCCGCTACTTCATCTACCGCGAAATGCATTTCGGCAGCGACGCCAGCTTCTCCGAAGAGGCCCTGGTGGCGCGCATCAATGCGGATCTGGCCAACGATCTGGGCAACTGCTGCAATCGCGTCCTCTCCATGACGCAGAAGTTCTGCGGCGGCGTGGTGCCCGTGTGCGGCCCGTTCACGGAAGAGGATGACGCCCTGGTGGAACTGGGCCTGAACGCCGCCACCAACTTTCAGCAGCTCTTCGGGCAGATGGAGTTCTCCAAGGCCCTGGAAGCCCTCTGGGAGCTGGTGCGCGCCTGCAACAAGTTCGTGGATCAGGCCAAGCCCTGGGCCCTGGCCAAGGCCGGGGATCAGCAGCGCCTGGATACCGTGCTCTACGTGCTCCTGGAGGCCCTGCGCAAGGTGGCCCGCCATCTGCTGCCGGTCATGCCCACCGCCGCCGCGACGCTCCTGACCCAGCTGGGCTGCGATCCCGACCGCCTGCCCCCCCTGCAGGACGAGGTCCGCGGCTGGAATGGCCTGACTGCCGGCACGGCCCTGGCCGCTGTCTCCACGCTCTTCCCGCGGGTGGAGCCGCCGACGGCGCCCGAGCCGGCCGAGGCAGCGCCGGCAGCGTCCAAGGCCCCCCCCAAGGACAAGAAGGCCGCCAAGAAAAAGGAACCCGCCCCGCCGCCGGCCGAGATCGAGTTCGAGGACTTCCAGAAGCTGGACCTGCGCGTGGGCACGGTGCTGGCCGTGGACAAGCACCCCGACGCCGACAAGCTGCTGTTGGTGCAGGTGGATCTGGGCGAAGCGGCCCCCCGGCAGGTGGTGGCCGGCATTGCGGCGTTCTTTGCGCCGGATGCCCTGATTGGCCGGCAGGTGGTGGTGGTGGCCAACCTGAAGCCCCGGGAACTGCGCGGGCACACCTCCCACGGCATGATCGTGGCCGTGCGCACCCCCGAAGGCATGGAGCTGCTGACGGCCAGCGGCCCGGTGCCCACGGGCAGCAAGGCGAGCTGA